A stretch of Desulfovermiculus halophilus DSM 18834 DNA encodes these proteins:
- a CDS encoding type II toxin-antitoxin system HicB family antitoxin encodes MVRYETIIYWSEEDQVYLAEVPELPGCIAHGDSYESALANAKEAIQLWIDTAKEFGDPVLQ; translated from the coding sequence ATGGTGAGATATGAGACAATAATTTATTGGAGTGAAGAAGATCAGGTATACCTGGCGGAAGTGCCTGAATTGCCAGGATGCATAGCCCATGGAGATTCTTATGAATCTGCTTTGGCCAACGCCAAAGAGGCTATCCAGCTCTGGATTGATACTGCTAAGGAATTTGGCGATCCAGTCCTCCAGTAA